The Glycine max cultivar Williams 82 chromosome 3, Glycine_max_v4.0, whole genome shotgun sequence sequence tcatgaaGAGCTTCACTGAATGCATTGCTACATAATTCTAGTACTACTCTGATGAAGCAAGTGCAGTTCACCCTACTCCTATCAGTGTCTCTTGTTATTCTTTTTGGTCCAATCCTAGTTATCTCAGTAGACCTTTCTTTCAACGATGATGTGTTGGGGTTGATAATGTTCAAGGCTGGTCTACAAGACCCAAAAGGGAAACTCTCTACGTGGAACGAAGATGATTATAGTCCTTGCCACTGGGTTGGTGTCAAATGTGACCCTGCAAACAATAGGGTATCTTCTCTTGTTCTTGATGGATTCTCTCTTTCTGGCCACATTGATAGAGGCCTTTTGAGGTTGCAGTTCCTTCAGATTCTGTCTCTCTCTAGGAACAACTTCACAGGGACCATAGCTCCTGATCTTCTCACAATTGGTGATTTGCTAGTTGTTGATTTGAGTGAGAACAACCTCTCTGGACCAATCCCAGATGGGATTTTCCAGCAATGTTGGTCTCTAAGAGTAGTTTCATTTGCCAACAACAACCTCACAGGTAAGGTTCCTGATTCTTTGAGCTCATGCTATTCATTGGCAATTGTGAACTTTTCCTCTAACCAGCTACACGGGGAATTGCCATCTGGAATGTGGTTCTTGAGGGGGCTACAGTCAATTGATCTTTCAAACAACTTTCTGGAGGGAGAGATTCCAGAAGGAATTCAGAACCTGATTGATTTGAGGGAGTTGAGGCTAGGTAGTAACCACTTCACTGGTAGGGTTCCTGAGCATATTGGAGACTGCTTGCTTTTGAAGTTGGTTGATTTCAGTGGCAATTCTCTCTCTGGAAGACTTCCTGAGTCAATGCAAAAGCTCACCTCATGCACATTCCTCAGCTTGCAAGGGAATTCATTCACTGGTGGCATTCCACACTGGATAGGAGAAATGAAAAGTCTAGAGACATTGGATTTTTCAGCAAACAGATTTTCTGGTTGGATTCCAAATTCTATAGGAAATCTTGACTTGCTGAGTAGGTTGAAtctgtcaaggaatcagatcacAGGAAACCTGCCAGAGTTAATGGTAAACTGCATTAAACTTTTGACTCTTGACATCAGCCACAATCACTTGGCAGGCCATCTTCCTTCATGGATATTTAGGATGGGTTTACAAAGTGTCTCTCTTTCAGGGAATAGCTTCAGTGAGAGCAATTATCCCTCACTTACTTCCATTCCTGTATCTTTTCATGGCCTCCAGGTTTTGGATTTGTCATCAAATGCATTTTTTGGTCAACTTCCATCTGGAGTTGGAGGTCTTAGTAGCTTGCAAGTCTTGAATTTGTCCACCAACAATATCTCAGGGTCTATTCCTGTGAGTATTGGAGAACTTAAATCTTTGTGCATTCTTGACTTAAGTAACAACAAGCTTAATGGAAGCATTCCTTCCGAAGTAGAAGGGGCAATTTCACTCAGTGAAATGAGGCTACAAAAGAACTTCTTAGGTGGGAGAATTCCAACCCAAATTGAGAAGTGTTCAGAACTAACATTTCTGTAAGCTCCTCTCCCATAGCTGACATCTTTCATGCTTTATTATTATAACATAATTTGGatgaattgttttgaaaaaccttTTCCTTTGTTCTATTTCAGTtatgaaaattcaaaatattatgtttaaGAGTCTACAATTTTTTCTGATTATTTTCTCTTTGTGCATTTCATTGGAATGTTTCAGGAATCTTTCTCACAACAAGCTTATAGGTTCAATCCCTTCAGCCATTGCAAACCTAACCAATCTTCAGCATGCAGATTTCTCATGGAATGAGCTCTCAGGAAACTTACCAAAGGAGCTGACAAATCTTTCCAACCTTTTCTCATTTAATGTTTCGTACAACCACCTCCTAGGTGAGCTACCAGTGGGTGGTTTCTTCAATATCATCTCTCCTTCATCTGTCTCTGGTAATCCATTGTTATGTGGTTCTGTTGTTAATCACTCTTGCCCTTCTGTTCATCCAAAGCCTATTGTCCTAAACCCCAATTCTTCTTACTCCAACTCTGGCTCTTCCTTACAAAACCATCAACATAGGATGATGCTCAGTATCTCTGTCATTATTGCCATCGGTGCTGCTATTTTTATTGTCATTGGTGTGGTGGTTGTTACTGTCCTAAATATCCATGCAAGGTCTTCGATGATACCTTCTGCTGCTCCATTTGTGTTCTCCGGTGGTGAAGACTATAGTGGTTCACCCAGGAACGATCCAAACTATGGCAAGCTTGTGATGTTTTCTGGTGATGCTGAATTTGCTGATGGTGCTCATAATCTTCTTAACAAAGACAGTGAAATAGGCCGTGGAGGATTTGGAGTTGTTTATTGCACTGTCCTTAGAGATGGTCATTGTGTTGCAATCAAGAAGCTTACAGTGTCCACCTTGACCAAATCTCAAGAAGACTTTGATAGGGAGGTTAAAATGCTTGGGGAGATCAAGCATCAAAATCTAGTGGCACTTGAAGGTTTTTATTGGACTCCATCCTTGCAGCTACTAATTTATGAGTACCTAGCCAGAGGGAGTTTGCAAAAGCTTctacatgatgatgatgatagcaGCAAGAATGTGCTTTCTTGGAGACAAAGGTTCAAGATCATTCTTGGAATGGCAAAAGGGTTGGCCTATTTGCACCAAATGGAGTTAATTCACTATAATCTAAAGTCAACCAATGTTTTCATAGATTGTTCTGATGAACCAAAGATTGGAGACTTTGGCTTGGTGAGGCTATTGCCAATGCTAGACCATTGTGTTTTGAGCAGCAAAATCCAAAGTGCACTTGGATACACGGCTCCTGAGTTTGCTTGCCGCACGGTCAAGATAACCGAGAAGTGTGACATTTATAGTTttggaattttgattttggaggTGGTAACAGGAAAAAGACCTGTGGAATACACGGaggatgatgttgttgttcttTGTGACAAGGTGAGAAGTGCATTGGATGATGGCAAAGTGGAGCAATGTGTTGATGAGAAGCTTAAGGGTAATTTTGCTGCAGATGAAGCAATTCCTGTGATAAAATTGGGGTTGGTTTGTGCATCACAAGTGCCCTCAAACCGTCCTGATATGGCTGAGGTAATCAACATATTAGAGTTGATCCAATGTCCTTCAGAGGAATTACAAtgaattttaagttattatagAGATTGAAACATAACACATATTGCAATATACACCTGGTGAAGAACAATCCAGTTTGATAGCTTTAATGCTATACAATAGTATAAACCACGCAAAGAATATTCAGTCAAATTTCTTTCAcaacttttgtttgttgtttcaGTTGtaagtttttccttttctttttacttttggttatttCAAGTTGTACTACTGGATTTTTCTTCACCAGTTTGGAACCTAATACAATGGTGTTTCAATCgtacttgttttttttcccCCTACAAATCAGGAATTGCATTTTCTAAACATGAATATTCGTGGCATTTTTGTTTGGTTTATGTTCTTCTGGGACAAACTGTGCTTCATGTTGGTACGAAGCCCACACAACTGATTTTTGCACCCTACTAAACAACATGCATGTAACTATTTCTTACTGTAAGAAAAGTctcaatcaattatatattcttGATTTAGAAGTGAAAGTCTAATGTATATTTCAGGTTTAATTGATACACATTCACTAtacctttaatatatatatatatatatatatatatatatatatatatatacacattcaATGAACACGGATATATTTACATGTGATATATTcatatcaattattaaaatatagaaaaaaaaaacaaaaatcattaattgGCATTACATCTATTGGTCTAATAACTAATACATGTTTGACAGGgcttaaatttagaaaaatagttgtttattatttaaaaatcctCTTAAGAAATAGATGGTGAGTATTTgactacatttttaaaaatattttattttatttttgtcaatttttttaaagcttttaaaattattgattatttcTCCTAAAATAATCCTTAATAGTTACACTAgaaaataagtaattattttctaaaataatagttaaattatgtgcttatttgtttttatctaaCATGAATATGGGACATATGggggaggaaaaaaaaagaggtatatGTATTGCATAGCATGCTTTTTCTCTCCACGTGAAACTAAGAACATGGAGATTTAGGAAAATCCAAATGAAATGGGGAACAAAGCAACTTACAGCTCAGATTAACAAGATCAAAATATATGCCACGACTCCAACGAATAGTACCGAAGAGAGGGAAtgtgaaagagaaaagaaaaagtaaatggAAAAAGCACTTGCTTGCTTTATTAACACTAGAAGCTAGGAGTAGAATTTTTGGTTCCTCATAGTTAACGTTCATCCCCATAAAACATACTagaaattatttacttaattgcCTAGCTGGCATGTCAGTTTTTGCTAGTTAATTTAATACTAATAAACGTTTGGATGCGAAATTAAAATAGGTGAATGACAAACTTCTtgatacttattattttttatttttactgataaaaacttgaattatttaataaaatataataattattaaatattatgttagataattttttaaataaataaaattatttaatataatatatttaatattctttaactaatataattataaaattgataagactcgtaaaaatattactatctaatttaatttatatgaccCCTTTAAcaactttataaaaattaaataattaaattaatttaataagtaatattaaaattttcaataatttgtgttatatttttagaaatatctTTAAAGTTACTTAGACGtgattttctccatttttttctaattaatcagTCAATCGTATCTTcatttaaataatgattttttttttacactatattgaaagagaaaaagtCATTGAGAAATATTATTGGCTAATAATATTTTCCTAGCTATCTGATTCTTGTGagataaaaatctaaaaaattaacttattatatttagtgtattaatatatttttaattaattatttcctaGCAAAAAAAGTGTTGAATAATTCAAGAcattttcgaaaaaaaaaatttaatggaataaataatttgaaaagagTGGTATAAAAAGAATGAACcacacaatttat is a genomic window containing:
- the LOC100812508 gene encoding probable LRR receptor-like serine/threonine-protein kinase IRK, giving the protein MKQVQFTLLLSVSLVILFGPILVISVDLSFNDDVLGLIMFKAGLQDPKGKLSTWNEDDYSPCHWVGVKCDPANNRVSSLVLDGFSLSGHIDRGLLRLQFLQILSLSRNNFTGTIAPDLLTIGDLLVVDLSENNLSGPIPDGIFQQCWSLRVVSFANNNLTGKVPDSLSSCYSLAIVNFSSNQLHGELPSGMWFLRGLQSIDLSNNFLEGEIPEGIQNLIDLRELRLGSNHFTGRVPEHIGDCLLLKLVDFSGNSLSGRLPESMQKLTSCTFLSLQGNSFTGGIPHWIGEMKSLETLDFSANRFSGWIPNSIGNLDLLSRLNLSRNQITGNLPELMVNCIKLLTLDISHNHLAGHLPSWIFRMGLQSVSLSGNSFSESNYPSLTSIPVSFHGLQVLDLSSNAFFGQLPSGVGGLSSLQVLNLSTNNISGSIPVSIGELKSLCILDLSNNKLNGSIPSEVEGAISLSEMRLQKNFLGGRIPTQIEKCSELTFLNLSHNKLIGSIPSAIANLTNLQHADFSWNELSGNLPKELTNLSNLFSFNVSYNHLLGELPVGGFFNIISPSSVSGNPLLCGSVVNHSCPSVHPKPIVLNPNSSYSNSGSSLQNHQHRMMLSISVIIAIGAAIFIVIGVVVVTVLNIHARSSMIPSAAPFVFSGGEDYSGSPRNDPNYGKLVMFSGDAEFADGAHNLLNKDSEIGRGGFGVVYCTVLRDGHCVAIKKLTVSTLTKSQEDFDREVKMLGEIKHQNLVALEGFYWTPSLQLLIYEYLARGSLQKLLHDDDDSSKNVLSWRQRFKIILGMAKGLAYLHQMELIHYNLKSTNVFIDCSDEPKIGDFGLVRLLPMLDHCVLSSKIQSALGYTAPEFACRTVKITEKCDIYSFGILILEVVTGKRPVEYTEDDVVVLCDKVRSALDDGKVEQCVDEKLKGNFAADEAIPVIKLGLVCASQVPSNRPDMAEVINILELIQCPSEELQ